The genomic region CCCGGCGTCCTGGACCGAGGCGTTCGCGGTTGCGGCGCGCGGGCTGCGCGCGGCGGGAGCCGTCGGCGTGCTTCCCGGCGGGCGCGTCACCGCGGAGGACGCGTTCGCCTACAGCGCCTTCGCCCGGGTCGCCCTCGGCACCAACGACGTCGACTTCCGGGCCCGCCCGCTCTCCGCCGAGGAGGCCGGCTTCCTGGCGGCCGAGGTCGTCCTCGGCGCGCCCGGCGCCGGCGGGGTCACGTACGCCGACCTGGAGGCGGCCGGCACGGTCGTGCTGGCCGGGCTGGAGCCCGAGGAGGAGGCCGGCACCCTGTTCCTGCGGCTGCGCAAGGCCTCCCGGCACGGCACCCGTGTGCTCTCGGTCGCGCCGTACCGCAGTCGCGGGCTGCGCAAGGCCGGCGGCAAGGCCCTGATCGCTGGTCCCGGCGAGGAGGCAGCGGTCCTCGACTCCCTCGTCGAGCACGGGGAGCACGGCATCGACGCCACCTCGGTGGTCCTCGTGGGCGAGCGGCTCGCGACCTCCCCGGGCGCGCTCAGCGCAGCGGCCCGGCTGGCCCGGCGCACCGGGGCCAGGCTGGCCTGGGTCCCGCGCCGCGCGGGGGACCGCGGCTCGGTCGAGGCCGGCTGCCTGCCGAACCTGCTGCCCGGCGGCCGTCCGGTCGCCGACCCCGCCGCCCGCGTCGACGCCGCGACCGCCTGGGGGGTCGAGCACCTCCCCGAGGCCCCCGGTCGGGACGCCGACGCGATCGTCGCGGCCCTGGTCGCGGGCGAGCTCGGCGGCCTGGTGATCGGCGGGGTGGACCCCGACGACACCGCCGATCCCGCCGCCACCCGCGCCGCGGTCGCGGCCGCGTCCTTCGTGGTCGCCCTGGAGCTGCGCGAGACCGAGGTGACCCGGGCCGCCGACGTGGTCTTCCCGGTGGCCTCGGTCGCCGAGAAGCCCGGCACCTTCGTGACCTGGGAGGGCCGGACCCGCCCCTTCGAGCCGGTGTTCGTGAACCCGTCCGCGCTCGCCGACTCCCGGGTGCTCGCCGGCATCGCCGAGGAGCTCGGCCGGCCCCTGGGGTTCCGCACCGTCGCGGAGGTCCGCGCCCGGATGATCGAGATGGGCCCCTGGGACGGCGAGCGGGCCACGGCGTACGACGTCCCCGCGCCGGCGGCGCCGGCCGCCCCGGAGGGGGAGGCCTACCGACTCGCCAGCTGGAAGCTGATGATCGACAACGGCTCGATGCAGGACGGCGACGACAACCTGCACGCCACCGCGCGGGTCCCGGTGGTCCGGGTCCCGACCGGCGTCTTCGAGCGGTACGGCCAGATGGTCACGATCACCGGCGACCGGGGATCGGTGACCCTGCCGGCCGTGATCAACCGTGAGCTGCCGCCCGACGTGGTCTGGGTGCCGGGCAACTCCTTCGGGCGCGGCGTCCTCGCCGGGCTCGCCTCGCCCGGGTCCCGGGTGCACCTGACGGGAGGGATGTCATGAGCCCGGTGCCGCTGCCCCTGACGACCGACGTGAGCCTGGACGACTTCGGGCACGACCCGTGGTGGCTGGTCCTGGTCAAGGCCGTGCTGATCCTGGTCCTCCTGCTGCTGCTGACGCTGTTCAACATCTGGTTCGAGCGCCGGGTCGTGGGCCGCATGCAGCACCGCCCCGGCCCCAACGTCAACGGCCCCTTCGGGCTGCTGCAGTCGCTGGCCGACGCCCTGAAGCTGATCTTCAAGGAGGGGATCATCCCCAAGGCCGCCGACCGGACGGTCTACCTCCTGGCGCCGCTGATCGCGGTCATCCCCTCGTTCATCACGTTCGCGGTGATCCCGTTCGGGCCGGTCGTGGACGTGCCGTTCACCGACATCAGGACTCCGCTCCAGCTGACCGACATCCCGGTGGCGGTGCTGTTCGTGATGGCGATCGCCTCGATCGGCATCTACGGCATCGTGCTCGGCGGCTGGTCCAGCGGCTCGACGTACTCCCTGCTCGGCGGGCTGCGCTCCAGCGCCCAGATGATCTCCTACGAGGTCGCGATGGGCCTGGCGCTGGTCGCGGTCTTCCTCTACGCCGGGTCGATGTCGACCTCCCAGATCGTCAACGCCCAGGACGACCTGTGGTTCGGGCTGATCCTGCTGCCCTCGTTCGTGATCTACGTGATCGCGATGGTCGGCGAGACCAACCGCGCCCCGTTCGACCTGCCCGAGGCCGAGGGCGAGCTGGTCGGCGGGTTCCACACCGAGTACTCCTCGATGACGTTCGCGCTGTTCTTCCTGGCCGAGTACATCAACATGGCCACGGTCTCCGCGCTGGCCACGACGCTGTTCCTCGGCGGCTGGCACGCGCCGTTC from Nocardioides pantholopis harbors:
- a CDS encoding NADH-quinone oxidoreductase subunit G — translated: MTTTPDKVSTETDLVTLTIDGIQVSVPAGTLVIRAAEQVGVQIPRFCDHPLLDPVGACRQCLVDIPDAGNGRGFPKPQASCTIPVAEGMVVSTQATSAVADKAQQGIMEFLLINHPLDCPVCDKGGECPLQNQAMSNGRGESRFTGVKRTYPKPINLSAQVLLDRERCVLCARCTRFSEDIAGDPFIALLERGALQQVGIYEKEPLQSYFSGNTIQICPVGALTSAEYRFRSRPFDLVSTPAVAEHDACGAAIRVDHRRGKVMRRLAGNDPEVNEEWITDKDRFAFHYARQPDRLGYPMVRDRVEDGGDGDLRPASWTEAFAVAARGLRAAGAVGVLPGGRVTAEDAFAYSAFARVALGTNDVDFRARPLSAEEAGFLAAEVVLGAPGAGGVTYADLEAAGTVVLAGLEPEEEAGTLFLRLRKASRHGTRVLSVAPYRSRGLRKAGGKALIAGPGEEAAVLDSLVEHGEHGIDATSVVLVGERLATSPGALSAAARLARRTGARLAWVPRRAGDRGSVEAGCLPNLLPGGRPVADPAARVDAATAWGVEHLPEAPGRDADAIVAALVAGELGGLVIGGVDPDDTADPAATRAAVAAASFVVALELRETEVTRAADVVFPVASVAEKPGTFVTWEGRTRPFEPVFVNPSALADSRVLAGIAEELGRPLGFRTVAEVRARMIEMGPWDGERATAYDVPAPAAPAAPEGEAYRLASWKLMIDNGSMQDGDDNLHATARVPVVRVPTGVFERYGQMVTITGDRGSVTLPAVINRELPPDVVWVPGNSFGRGVLAGLASPGSRVHLTGGMS